The following are encoded together in the Juglans microcarpa x Juglans regia isolate MS1-56 chromosome 2D, Jm3101_v1.0, whole genome shotgun sequence genome:
- the LOC121249020 gene encoding uncharacterized protein LOC121249020 isoform X3: MVVVQASKLKLPNPPLSSFPPPITSLLFEPHSLSLALMHSDSCFSLYPSLSPLSLSSLPPPQTIIPPPSSSSAFILLQSQNPNHNPSPNPTNTRTLFVVSGPYRGGSQVLLRFYVLLRRSKSFARAQVVCNQRGLRFDDKLGVLVDVNHGVSVRLSGSVNFFAIYSGSSSRILVFAVRTVGEDDGVVVKLMRSAVIECSKPVFSISISCGSLILGEENGVRVFNLRPLVKGRVRNYSSSGMNLTNGTFLNEKSEGRGLHLPNGEIGDDNTKYRGGQSGGEGASRVTRNGYLDGRIDKHCESVKQSSIRLRQDSSEGGACFVPFAADEVGSSSSTRMLLMLVKAISIQALSPKKFVILDSAGDLHLLHLSNSAIGSATFHMQQLPHIMKVQKLAILPDVSIRTQTVWISDGYYSVHMMAASDMDTSVNENERKESEEKLMQISVRQFSPVKG, encoded by the exons ATGGTTGTTGTCCAAGCTTCCAAGCTGAAGCTCCCCAACCCTCCCCTCTCCTCCTTCCCGCCTCCCATAACCTCTCTCCTCTTCGaaccccactctctctctctagcccTCATGCACTCCGACTCTTGTTTCTCTCTTTAcccttctctctcccctctttctttatcctccctccctccccctcaaaccatcattcctcctccttcttcctcCTCCGCCTTCATTCTCCTCCAAAGTCAAAACCCTAACCATAATCCTAGCCCTAACCCTACGAACACGCGCACTCTTTTTGTTGTATCGGGTCCGTACAGAGGTGGGTCCCAGGTTCTCCTCCGGTTCTATGTTCTACTGCGGAGGAGCAAGTCGTTCGCCAGAGCCCAGGTCGTTTGCAATCAGAGAGGTCTTCGGTTCGATGATAAATTGGGGGTTTTGGTCGATGTGAATCACGGGGTTTCGGTTCGGCTCTCTGGGTCTGTCAATTTCTTCGCTATATACTCTGGGTCGAGCTCGAGAATTTTGGTTTTCGCGGTAAGAACTGTAGGTGAGGATGATGGGGTGGTTGTGAAATTGATGAGGAGCGCTGTGATTGAGTGCTCCAAGCCCGTCTTCTCGATTAGCATCTCGTGCGGGTCCTTGATTTTGGGGGAGGAAAACGGGGTTAGGGTTTTCAATCTGAGGCCCCTCGTTAAAGGGCGGGTTAGGAATTATTCGAGTTCGGGTATGAATTTGACAAATGGGACATTTTTGAATGAGAAATCGGAAGGTCGAGGATTGCATTTACCGAATGGCGAAATTGGGGATGATAATACCAAGTACAGAGGTGGCCAAAGTGGTGGTGAAGGAGCTTCAAGGGTTACTAGGAATGGCTATTTGGATGGGAGGATTGATAAGCATTGCGAATCTG TGAAGCAGAGTTCCATTAGATTGAGACAAGACTCTAGTGAAGGAGGTGCATGTTTTGTGCCATTCGCAGCTGATGAGGTTGGATCCTCATCATCCACTAGAATGCTACTTATGTTGGTAAAGGCAATCTCCATCCAGGCGTTGTCTccaaaaaaatttgtaatcttGGACTCAGCCGGAGATTTACACCTATTGCACCTATCCAATTCTGCCATTGGATCTGCTACTTTTCACATGCAGCAATTGCCCCACATCATGAAAGTGCAAAAGTTGGCTATTCTTCCTGATGTTTCTATAA GGACTCAAACTGTTTGGATATCTGATGGATATTATTCTGTGCACATGATGGCAGCATCTGACATGGATACTTCTGTGAAcgagaatgaaagaaaggaaagtgaAGAAAAGTTAATGCAAATCTCAG TCAGGCAATTTTCACCAGTGAAAGGGTAG
- the LOC121249027 gene encoding thylakoid membrane protein slr0575-like isoform X1: protein MKAISAARSGGTILHSSHNRLRFLSLHLQVHPRSPPSLHLPPSRPPGHSLSISPKPLRFVLRAVDSTQAASLSSSSADKTVVADDDFSLAKVSFGVIGLGVGITLLSYGFGAYFNILPGSEWSAIMLTYGFPLAIIGMALKYAELKPVPCLTYSDAQKLREACATPILKQVRNDVIRYRYGDEQHLEEALKRIFQYGQGGGIPRRSAPILQSIREEVAEDGKYCLVLVFEAKALELSDFEKRQAKFASFFGPGITAEVGKSGDNLYEVRLISNTNSNASP from the exons atgAAAGCAATATCTGCGGCCAGATCAGGAGGAACCATCCTCCACTCTTCCCACAATCGCCTCCGCTTTCTATCTCTCCATCTCCAAGTCCATCCACGTTCCCCACCTAGTCTCCACCTCCCACCTTCAAGACCACCCGGTCACTCCCTATCCATTTCTCCTAAACCACTTCGTTTCGTCCTCAGAGCCGTTGATTCAACCCAGGCCGCCTCGCTCTCCTCCTCTTCCGCCGACAAAACCGTCGTCGCCGATGACGACTTCTCTCTTGCTAAG GTTTCATTTGGTGTTATTGGCCTAGGAGTTGGGATTACACTCTTATC GTACGGCTTTGGTGCTTATTTTAATATCCTTCCAGGATCTGAATGGTCGGCGATAATGCTAACCTATGGTTTCCCTCTTGCGATTATCGGAATGGCTCTCAag TATGCAGAACTCAAACCAGTGCCATGCTTAACTTATTCAGATGCACAGAAGTTGAGAGAAGCATGCGCCACTCCGATTCTTAAACAG GTCAGAAATGATGTTATAAGATATCGCTACGGGGATGAGCAGCATTTGGAAGAGGCATTGAAACGGATTTTCCAGTATGGTCAG GGTGGAGGAATTCCACGGAGGAGTGCTCCAATTCTACAATCAATTCGTGAAGAG GTTGCAGAAGATGGTAAATACTGTTTAGTCCTGGTATTTGAAGCGAAAGCTCTGGAGTTGtcagattttgaaaaaagacaG GCAAAATTTGCTTCATTCTTTGGACCGGGGATCACAGCTGAAGTCG GAAAGAGTGGGGATAATCTATATGAAGTCCGACTTATTTCCAACACAAACTCCAATGCATCTCCTTAA
- the LOC121249017 gene encoding uncharacterized protein LOC121249017, protein MAVASESKASPKKEIEETKKRRRVIEDGANDDDGNKAKRAKCPGVRVVGNRIYDSENGKSCHQCRQKTLDFSASCKNMKVNKLCAINFCHKCLLNRYGEKAEEVEMLADWKCPKCRGICNCSFCMKKKGHKPTGQLVQTARSAGYSSVSEMLNVNGSEELGDEKVVENVGVSPNQPVALNKEPEVVSPKKLGKENSFDRKTDTDSNSQKLATDFDDKSKKIKREGLKEICNGSNDKGSHPKKSSSMKAKVIEFSKEEVKVTGISKNNNYNTKVQKDVPLSPIKSEEKKDGRTLKDAGALNALKIENARDKPRKVRVSNKVRKCTMGLEDTEFDADIALPQGANLATVAEIELPPADVGNALQFLEFCASFGKVLDVKKGQAASLLRELRYGRRGRRAQYSMTVHFQIQLLSLIQKDAGKESVSPSPTNGRKSWWQALGNCISESQCASKELRSDCFDRGVDEYDKLDFSMKLKILNFICDEALGTEKLRSWIDDQNTKVVEREKEAKEKLMAAKDKEKRLKQNLQDEVAKAIIAQSGAPLSIRKYEAVVSRIKRDAAHAHSEMLDAMGIVSKRKKISDAIRTEALSLDVNGRAFWKLKGHARDQEILLQDMGALEAVASYEKWFVYGAEQKQAVEEYISYSRAKRLRIQNSARTTPNEGNEADI, encoded by the exons ATGGCCGTTGCATCTGAAAGCAAAGCCTCGCCTAAGAAGGAGATCGAGGAGACGAAGAAGAGGAGGCGTGTCATCGAGGACGGCGCCAACGACGATGATGGAAACAAAGCAAAGCGCGCCAAGTGTCCCGGAGTTCGCGTTGTCGGAAATCGAATATACGATTCCGAGAATGGGAAGAGCTGTCACCAG TGTCGTCAAAAAACATTGGATTTCTCGGCGTCGTGTAAGAACATGAAAGTGAACAAGCTCTGTGCCATAAACTTCTGTCACAAATGCCTACTGAACAG ATATGGAGAGAAAGCAGAAGAGGTGGAAATGTTGGCTGACTGGAAATGTCCCAAGTGCAGAGGCATTTGCAATTGCAGTTTCTGCAT GAAGAAGAAAGGTCACAAACCCACCGGCCAACTAGTGCAAACAGCCAGGAGTGCTGGCTACTCGTCTGTTTCCGAAATGCTAAATGTGAATGGTTCTGAGGAATTGGGCGATGAAAAGGTTGTTGAAAATGTTGGTGTATCACCAAATCAGCCGGTTGCTTTAAACAAG GAACCTGAAGTCGTCTCACCAAAAAAATTGGGGAAGGAAAATTCTTTTGATAGAAAGACTGATACGGACTCGAATTCTCAGAAATTAGCAACAGACTTTGATGACaagtcaaagaaaataaagcGGGAAGGATTGAAGGAAATATGTAATGGTAGCAACGATAAAGGCTCTCACCCAAAGAAGAGTAGCTCGATGAAGGCAAAAGTTATCGAGTTCTCTAAAGAAGAAGTTAAAGTAACTGGAATTTCcaagaataataattataacaCGAAGGTTCAAAAGGATGTTCCTTTGAGTCCCATTAAatcagaagagaaaaaggatgGGAGAACTCTGAAAGATGCAGGAGCGCTGAATGCTCTGAAGATTGAGAATGCCAGGGACAAACCCAGGAAAGTTCGAGTGTCAAACAAAGTCAGGAAGTGTACGATGGGTCTGGAGGACACAGAATTTGATGCTGACATCGCTTTGCCTCAGGGTGCCAACTTAGCAACTGTAGCTGAAATTGAATTACCTCCTGCAGATGTTGGAAATGCCTTgcaatttttagaattttgtgCCTCATTTGGAAAG GTTCTTGATGTTAAAAAAGGACAAGCTGCATCTTTGCTTCGAGAATTAAGGTATGGGCGACGTGGGCGTCGAGCACAATATTCAATGACGGTTCATTTTCAGATCCAACTTTTGTCTTTAATACAAAAGGACGCAGGGAAAGA GTCTGTTTCGCCTAGTCCAACAAATGGAAGAAAGTCATGGTGGCAAGCTCTGGGGAATTGCATCTCTGAATCCCAATGCGCATCGAAAGAACTGCGCTCAGATTGTTTTGATAGAGGTGTTGATGAATACGATAAGTTAGACTTCTCGATGAaactaaaaatcttaaattttatttgcgATGAGGCTCTTGGCACAGA AAAATTAAGGAGTTGGATTGACGACCAAAATACAAAAGTTGTTGAGCGAGAGAAGGAAGCAAAAGAAAAGCTTATGGCTGCAAAGGATAAG GAAAAACGTCTAAAGCAGAACTTGCAGGATGAGGTAGCCAAAGCTATTATTGCACAAAGTGGCGCTCCTCTTTCAATCCGAAAATATGAAGCTGTTGTTTCACGAATAAAACGTGATGCGGCTCATGCTCATTCTGAGATGCTTGATGCCATGGGAATAGTATCCAAAAG GAAGAAAATATCTGATGCTATTAGAACTGAGGCTCTCTCTTTGGATGTTAATGGCCGTGCATTTTGGAAATTGAAAGGTCATGCTAGGGACCAGGAAATTTTACTTCAAG ATATGGGGGCATTGGAGGCAGTCGCATCTTATGAAAAATGGTTTGTCTATGGAGCTGAACAGAAACAAGCAGTTGAGGAGTACATTTCTTACTCGAG GGCAAAAAGGCTACGGATTCAAAACTCTGCTCGTACTACCCCAAATGAAGGTAATGAAGCAGACATATAG
- the LOC121249020 gene encoding uncharacterized protein LOC121249020 isoform X2 has protein sequence MVVVQASKLKLPNPPLSSFPPPITSLLFEPHSLSLALMHSDSCFSLYPSLSPLSLSSLPPPQTIIPPPSSSSAFILLQSQNPNHNPSPNPTNTRTLFVVSGPYRGGSQVLLRFYVLLRRSKSFARAQVVCNQRGLRFDDKLGVLVDVNHGVSVRLSGSVNFFAIYSGSSSRILVFAVRTVGEDDGVVVKLMRSAVIECSKPVFSISISCGSLILGEENGVRVFNLRPLVKGRVRNYSSSGMNLTNGTFLNEKSEGRGLHLPNGEIGDDNTKYRGGQSGGEGASRVTRNGYLDGRIDKHCESVKQSSIRLRQDSSEGGACFVPFAADEVGSSSSTRMLLMLVKAISIQALSPKKFVILDSAGDLHLLHLSNSAIGSATFHMQQLPHIMKVQKLAILPDVSIRTQTVWISDGYYSVHMMAASDMDTSVNENERKESEEKLMQISVSQAIFTSERVEDVIPLASNAVLILGQGNLYAYAIS, from the exons ATGGTTGTTGTCCAAGCTTCCAAGCTGAAGCTCCCCAACCCTCCCCTCTCCTCCTTCCCGCCTCCCATAACCTCTCTCCTCTTCGaaccccactctctctctctagcccTCATGCACTCCGACTCTTGTTTCTCTCTTTAcccttctctctcccctctttctttatcctccctccctccccctcaaaccatcattcctcctccttcttcctcCTCCGCCTTCATTCTCCTCCAAAGTCAAAACCCTAACCATAATCCTAGCCCTAACCCTACGAACACGCGCACTCTTTTTGTTGTATCGGGTCCGTACAGAGGTGGGTCCCAGGTTCTCCTCCGGTTCTATGTTCTACTGCGGAGGAGCAAGTCGTTCGCCAGAGCCCAGGTCGTTTGCAATCAGAGAGGTCTTCGGTTCGATGATAAATTGGGGGTTTTGGTCGATGTGAATCACGGGGTTTCGGTTCGGCTCTCTGGGTCTGTCAATTTCTTCGCTATATACTCTGGGTCGAGCTCGAGAATTTTGGTTTTCGCGGTAAGAACTGTAGGTGAGGATGATGGGGTGGTTGTGAAATTGATGAGGAGCGCTGTGATTGAGTGCTCCAAGCCCGTCTTCTCGATTAGCATCTCGTGCGGGTCCTTGATTTTGGGGGAGGAAAACGGGGTTAGGGTTTTCAATCTGAGGCCCCTCGTTAAAGGGCGGGTTAGGAATTATTCGAGTTCGGGTATGAATTTGACAAATGGGACATTTTTGAATGAGAAATCGGAAGGTCGAGGATTGCATTTACCGAATGGCGAAATTGGGGATGATAATACCAAGTACAGAGGTGGCCAAAGTGGTGGTGAAGGAGCTTCAAGGGTTACTAGGAATGGCTATTTGGATGGGAGGATTGATAAGCATTGCGAATCTG TGAAGCAGAGTTCCATTAGATTGAGACAAGACTCTAGTGAAGGAGGTGCATGTTTTGTGCCATTCGCAGCTGATGAGGTTGGATCCTCATCATCCACTAGAATGCTACTTATGTTGGTAAAGGCAATCTCCATCCAGGCGTTGTCTccaaaaaaatttgtaatcttGGACTCAGCCGGAGATTTACACCTATTGCACCTATCCAATTCTGCCATTGGATCTGCTACTTTTCACATGCAGCAATTGCCCCACATCATGAAAGTGCAAAAGTTGGCTATTCTTCCTGATGTTTCTATAA GGACTCAAACTGTTTGGATATCTGATGGATATTATTCTGTGCACATGATGGCAGCATCTGACATGGATACTTCTGTGAAcgagaatgaaagaaaggaaagtgaAGAAAAGTTAATGCAAATCTCAG TTAGTCAGGCAATTTTCACCAGTGAAAGGGTAGAAGATGTTATTCCTTTGGCTTCGAATGCTGTTTTGATTCTTGGACAAG GAAACTTGTATGCATATGCAATTTCCTAA
- the LOC121249027 gene encoding thylakoid membrane protein slr0575-like isoform X2 codes for MKAISAARSGGTILHSSHNRLRFLSLHLQVHPRSPPSLHLPPSRPPGHSLSISPKPLRFVLRAVDSTQAASLSSSSADKTVVADDDFSLAKVSFGVIGLGVGITLLSYGFGAYFNILPGSEWSAIMLTYGFPLAIIGMALKYAELKPVPCLTYSDAQKLREACATPILKQVRNDVIRYRYGDEQHLEEALKRIFQYGQGGGIPRRSAPILQSIREEEFTIPVTRLYK; via the exons atgAAAGCAATATCTGCGGCCAGATCAGGAGGAACCATCCTCCACTCTTCCCACAATCGCCTCCGCTTTCTATCTCTCCATCTCCAAGTCCATCCACGTTCCCCACCTAGTCTCCACCTCCCACCTTCAAGACCACCCGGTCACTCCCTATCCATTTCTCCTAAACCACTTCGTTTCGTCCTCAGAGCCGTTGATTCAACCCAGGCCGCCTCGCTCTCCTCCTCTTCCGCCGACAAAACCGTCGTCGCCGATGACGACTTCTCTCTTGCTAAG GTTTCATTTGGTGTTATTGGCCTAGGAGTTGGGATTACACTCTTATC GTACGGCTTTGGTGCTTATTTTAATATCCTTCCAGGATCTGAATGGTCGGCGATAATGCTAACCTATGGTTTCCCTCTTGCGATTATCGGAATGGCTCTCAag TATGCAGAACTCAAACCAGTGCCATGCTTAACTTATTCAGATGCACAGAAGTTGAGAGAAGCATGCGCCACTCCGATTCTTAAACAG GTCAGAAATGATGTTATAAGATATCGCTACGGGGATGAGCAGCATTTGGAAGAGGCATTGAAACGGATTTTCCAGTATGGTCAG GGTGGAGGAATTCCACGGAGGAGTGCTCCAATTCTACAATCAATTCGTGAAGAG GAGTTTACCATTCCGGTTACCCGATTGTATAAATGA
- the LOC121249026 gene encoding uncharacterized protein LOC121249026: MASTTMEHARRRDESEFNLREWDLKARRISRENTLSRRFSASNIRSFREDTRSFRSNLTISSTASSPGYTLKDEIDPSTYSFTTALKALQARSGYYSWECLSPDGFALNSKWNEAEKYICNPLSGEVPMECLSAKTLSGRSFRNLTNRITMSAPLIHPSHSRQRQTKPSTSEQEGLVLQLPIPEKRTEGTTRDVGTQSTPPDLSSSSPSPVSTPSIIERSINRYGLEGADSPHSNAKITAKQEVEVKETRAKEETKGEEEEEEKKKKEGQMSRQAGCLSWMIKKRQREKQKTRTYNTCLTHLKGC; encoded by the exons ATGGCCTCCACCACCATGGAACATGCCCGTCGAAGAGATGAATCAGAGTTCAATTTGAGAGAATGGGACCTCAAGGCCCGTCGTATCAGTCGCGAGAACACTCTTTCCAGAAGGTTTTCAGCATCGAATATCAGAAGCTTCAGAGAAGACACAAGGTCTTTTAGATCAAACTTAACTATTTCAAGCACTGCTTCTTCACCTGGCTACACCTTAAAAG ATGAAATTGACCCTTCAACATATTCATTTACCACTGCCCTTAAAG CATTGCAGGCAAGGTCGGGCTATTATAGTTGGGAGTGCTTATCTCCAGACGGATTTGCTTTGAACTCCAAGTGGAATGAAGCAGAAAAGTATATATGCAACCCATTATCAGGCGAGGTTCCAATGGAGTGTTTGTCTGCTAAAACACTAAGTGGAAGATCATTTCGTAACTTAACAAACAGAATCACCATGTCTGCGCCTCTAATTCACCCTTCCCATTCACGACAACGCCAAACAAAGCCTTCAACTTCTGAGCAAGAAGGTTTAGTTCTCCAATTACCAATTCCAG AAAAGAGAACAGAGGGTACGACAAGAGATGTAGGGACTCAAAGCACACCGCCTGATCTTAGTTCAAGCAGTCCTAGCCCTGTTTCGACCCCTTCCATCATAGAGAGATCAATAAACCGATATGGGCTGGAAGGTGCTGATTCACCTCATTCGAATGCAAAAATAACAGCCAAGCAAGAG GTGGAAGTGAAAGAAACAAGAGCCAAAGAAGAAAcgaaaggagaagaggaagaggaggagaaaaagaagaaagaagggcAAATGAGCAGGCAAGCTGGGTGCTTGTCATGGATGATAAAGAAAAGGCAGagagaaaaacagaaaacaagaaCGTATAATACCTGTCTAACACATCTCAAAGGGTGCTAA
- the LOC121249030 gene encoding allene oxide cyclase, chloroplastic-like, translating to MACSSSARPTKVQELYVYEINERDRGSPAYLRLSQKSVNSLGDMVPFSNKIYAGDLQKRLGITAGMCILIENKPEKKGDRYEAIFSFYFGDYGHISVQGPYLTYEDSCLAVTGGSGIFEGVYGQVKLHQIVFPFKLFYIFYLKGIGDLPEELVGKHVEPIPAVEPSPAAKACEPQATIANFTR from the exons ATGGCCTGCTCAAGCTCTGCAAGACCAA CCAAAGTTCAGGAACTGTACGTGTACGAGATCAATGAACGTGATCGTGGAAGCCCCGCTTACCTCCGTTTGAGCCAGAAATCCGTCAATTCTCTCGGAGATATGGTCCCGTTTAGCAACAAA ATATATGCCGGAGACCTACagaagcggttgggaataacAGCGGGCATGTGCATTCTGATCGAAAACAAACCCGAAAAGAAAGGTGACCGGTACGAGGCGATATTCAGCTTTTATTTCGGGGACTACGGTCACATATCGGTGCAGGGACCGTATTTGACCTACGAGGACTCGTGTTTGGCCGTGACGGGTGGTTCTGGTATCTTTGAGGGGGTGTACGGGCAGGTGAAGCTGCACCAGATTGTGTTCCCCTTCAAgcttttctacattttttatttgaagggCATTGGAGACTTGCCGGAAGAGCTTGTTGGGAAGCACGTGGAGCCGATCCCAGCTGTTGAGCCGAGCCCTGCGGCTAAGGCTTGTGAGCCCCAAGCCACCATCGCTAATTTCACTCGTTGA
- the LOC121249020 gene encoding uncharacterized protein LOC121249020 isoform X1, which produces MVVVQASKLKLPNPPLSSFPPPITSLLFEPHSLSLALMHSDSCFSLYPSLSPLSLSSLPPPQTIIPPPSSSSAFILLQSQNPNHNPSPNPTNTRTLFVVSGPYRGGSQVLLRFYVLLRRSKSFARAQVVCNQRGLRFDDKLGVLVDVNHGVSVRLSGSVNFFAIYSGSSSRILVFAVRTVGEDDGVVVKLMRSAVIECSKPVFSISISCGSLILGEENGVRVFNLRPLVKGRVRNYSSSGMNLTNGTFLNEKSEGRGLHLPNGEIGDDNTKYRGGQSGGEGASRVTRNGYLDGRIDKHCESVKQSSIRLRQDSSEGGACFVPFAADEVGSSSSTRMLLMLVKAISIQALSPKKFVILDSAGDLHLLHLSNSAIGSATFHMQQLPHIMKVQKLAILPDVSIRTQTVWISDGYYSVHMMAASDMDTSVNENERKESEEKLMQISGFHDSIIFWLLRMIYLPFRHLENACLFVCLGYANAFQ; this is translated from the exons ATGGTTGTTGTCCAAGCTTCCAAGCTGAAGCTCCCCAACCCTCCCCTCTCCTCCTTCCCGCCTCCCATAACCTCTCTCCTCTTCGaaccccactctctctctctagcccTCATGCACTCCGACTCTTGTTTCTCTCTTTAcccttctctctcccctctttctttatcctccctccctccccctcaaaccatcattcctcctccttcttcctcCTCCGCCTTCATTCTCCTCCAAAGTCAAAACCCTAACCATAATCCTAGCCCTAACCCTACGAACACGCGCACTCTTTTTGTTGTATCGGGTCCGTACAGAGGTGGGTCCCAGGTTCTCCTCCGGTTCTATGTTCTACTGCGGAGGAGCAAGTCGTTCGCCAGAGCCCAGGTCGTTTGCAATCAGAGAGGTCTTCGGTTCGATGATAAATTGGGGGTTTTGGTCGATGTGAATCACGGGGTTTCGGTTCGGCTCTCTGGGTCTGTCAATTTCTTCGCTATATACTCTGGGTCGAGCTCGAGAATTTTGGTTTTCGCGGTAAGAACTGTAGGTGAGGATGATGGGGTGGTTGTGAAATTGATGAGGAGCGCTGTGATTGAGTGCTCCAAGCCCGTCTTCTCGATTAGCATCTCGTGCGGGTCCTTGATTTTGGGGGAGGAAAACGGGGTTAGGGTTTTCAATCTGAGGCCCCTCGTTAAAGGGCGGGTTAGGAATTATTCGAGTTCGGGTATGAATTTGACAAATGGGACATTTTTGAATGAGAAATCGGAAGGTCGAGGATTGCATTTACCGAATGGCGAAATTGGGGATGATAATACCAAGTACAGAGGTGGCCAAAGTGGTGGTGAAGGAGCTTCAAGGGTTACTAGGAATGGCTATTTGGATGGGAGGATTGATAAGCATTGCGAATCTG TGAAGCAGAGTTCCATTAGATTGAGACAAGACTCTAGTGAAGGAGGTGCATGTTTTGTGCCATTCGCAGCTGATGAGGTTGGATCCTCATCATCCACTAGAATGCTACTTATGTTGGTAAAGGCAATCTCCATCCAGGCGTTGTCTccaaaaaaatttgtaatcttGGACTCAGCCGGAGATTTACACCTATTGCACCTATCCAATTCTGCCATTGGATCTGCTACTTTTCACATGCAGCAATTGCCCCACATCATGAAAGTGCAAAAGTTGGCTATTCTTCCTGATGTTTCTATAA GGACTCAAACTGTTTGGATATCTGATGGATATTATTCTGTGCACATGATGGCAGCATCTGACATGGATACTTCTGTGAAcgagaatgaaagaaaggaaagtgaAGAAAAGTTAATGCAAATCTCAGGTTTTCATGATTCCATAATTTTCTGGTTACTCAGAATGATATACTTGCCTTTTAGGCATTTAGAAAATGCCTGCTTATTTGTTTGCCTTGGGTATGCAAATGCTTTCCAATGA
- the LOC121249028 gene encoding allene oxide cyclase, chloroplastic-like, producing MQSSSMASLTSAPRTISTFKKLPSIGSLPTASPTVKTLQLKLTNPAFSQSLKIHSTPPKIPNFLLPRRLLTCKSHDDQSGSAIPAKVQELHVYEINDLDRGSPAVLRLSQKPVNSLGDLVPFTNKLFTGDLKKQLGITQGLCVLIENKPEKKGDRFEATYSFNFGDYGHMAVRGQYLTYEDTFLSVVGGSGIFEGVYGQVKLEQIVYPFKIFYTFYLRGIKDLPVELLGKPVEPNRTIDPILYYASHWKPILRVLLSKYFEQPKLVSSVDQKQNA from the exons ATGCAAAGTTCATCAATGGCTTCTTTAACCTCTGCTCCGAGAACCATCTCTACCTTCAAAAAGTTACCCAGCATAGGATCACTACCCACTGCTTCACCTACTGTTAAAACACTACAGTTGAAGCTCACGAACCCGGCTTTCTCCCAAAGCCTCAAGATCCACTCCACCCCACCGAAAATTCCGAACTTTTTACTACCCAGAAGATTACTCACCTGCAAAAGCCACGACGATCAATCTGGATCTGCAATACCCG CCAAAGTTCAAGAACTGCACGTGTACGAGATCAACGACCTTGATCGCGGAAGCCCTGCCGTCCTCCGACTGAGCCAAAAGCCCGTCAATTCCCTTGGCGATCTCGTTCCCTTCACCAACAAA CTGTTTACCGGAGACCTGAAAAAACAATTGGGAATCACACAGGGACTGTGTGTTTTGATCGAAAACAAACCGGAGAAGAAAGGTGACCGGTTCGAGGCGACATATAGCTTTAACTTCGGAGACTATGGTCACATGGCGGTGCGGGGGCAGTATTTGACTTACGAGGACACTTTCCTCTCCGTGGTGGGCGGCTCTGGGATCTTCGAGGGGGTGTACGGCCAGGTGAAGCTGGAGCAAATTGTGTATCCCTTCAAAATCTTCTACACGTTTTACTTGAGAGGCATCAAGGATTTGCCCGTCGAGCTACTCGGGAAGCCTGTGGAGCCCAACCGAACCATCGACCCCATCCTTTACTATGCTTCCCACTGGAAACCTATTTTACGTGTCTTGCTCTCCAAATATTTTGAACAACCAAAGCTCGTTTCCAGCGTtgatcagaaacaaaatgcttGA